In Nocardioides nitrophenolicus, the genomic window CGAGGGCCTCGAAGGGCCCCAGCTCGAGCTCCTCCGAGGCCGCCTCGGAGGCGTTGGCCTGGTTCATCAGGTCCTCTTCGGCGGCGAAGATGTCGCCGTCGTCGCTGACCTTGCGCTTGAGCACGTGGTCGCGCTGCGCCTCGAGCTCGGCGGCGAAGGAGAGCAGGTTGGGCACCGACGGGAGGAAGACCGACGCGATCTCGCCGCGCTTGCGGGCGCGCACGAAGCGGCCGACGGCCTGGGCGAAGAAGAGGGGGGTCGAGGTGGTGGTCGCCCACACCCCGACCGCCAGCCGCGGGACGTCGACGCCCTCGGACACCATCCGGACCGCGACCATCCAGCGGGAGTCGTTCTCGCTGAACGCCGAGATCTTCTTCGACGACGCCTTCTCGTCGGAGAGTACGACGGTCGCCGACTCGCCGCTGATCTGCTTGAGCAGCTTGGCGTAGGCCCGCGCGCTGTCCTGGTCGGAGGCGATCACCAGGCCGCCGGCGTCGGGCACGTGGCGGCGTACCTCCGAGAGCCGCTTGTCGGCCGCCGCGAGCACCGACGGCATCCACGAGCCGTTGGGGTCGAGGGCGGTGCGCAGGGCCTGCGAGGTCATGTCCTTGGTGAGCGGCTCGCCCAGGGAGGCCGCGACCTCGTCGCCGGCGCGGGTGCGCCAGCTCATCTGGCCGGAGTAGGCCAGGAACAGGACCGGGCGCACGACGTGGTCGGCGAGCGCCTCGGAGTAGCCGTAGGTGTAGTCGGCCACCGAGGTCGGTACGCCGTCCTCCCCGGGCGCGTAGGTGACGAACGGGATCGGGTTGATGTCGGAGCGGAAGGGCGTGCCGGTCAGCGCGAGGCGGCGCGCGGCCGGCTCGAACGCCTCCCGCACCCCCTCGCCCCAGCTCAGCGAGTCGCCGGCGTGGTGGATCTCGTCGAGGATCACCAGGGTCTTGAACCGCTCGGTGCGGATCCGCATCGCGAGCGGGTTCACCCCGACGCCGGCATAGGTGACCGCGACGCCGACGTAGTCGCTGGCGATCTTGCCGGAGCCCGCCGAGTACGTCGGGTCGATCGGGATGCCCGCGCGCGCCGCGGCCTCGGCCCACTGCAGCTTGAGGTGCTCGGTGG contains:
- a CDS encoding DEAD/DEAH box helicase, which translates into the protein MTSLGPAWPERAAWGTAPSLRAWQSAALTDYLARNPRDFLAVATPGAGKTTFALTVAAELLGRRLVDRLVIVAPTEHLKLQWAEAAARAGIPIDPTYSAGSGKIASDYVGVAVTYAGVGVNPLAMRIRTERFKTLVILDEIHHAGDSLSWGEGVREAFEPAARRLALTGTPFRSDINPIPFVTYAPGEDGVPTSVADYTYGYSEALADHVVRPVLFLAYSGQMSWRTRAGDEVAASLGEPLTKDMTSQALRTALDPNGSWMPSVLAAADKRLSEVRRHVPDAGGLVIASDQDSARAYAKLLKQISGESATVVLSDEKASSKKISAFSENDSRWMVAVRMVSEGVDVPRLAVGVWATTTSTPLFFAQAVGRFVRARKRGEIASVFLPSVPNLLSFAAELEAQRDHVLKRKVSDDGDIFAAEEDLMNQANASEAASEELELGPFEALGSEARFDHALYDGAQFGHEGEVHVGSDEEMDFLGIPGLLEPDQVSALLQQRQADRRRTRTSAVEERPADTVAEVTTHEHLGLLRRELNSLVASWHHRTGQAHGITHAALRKECGGPAAAVANADQLQKRIERIREWAVRKSS